The DNA sequence GAACATGGAAAACCTCTATTTTGGGCTGATGTTTTGTGGTGATTATTGATGCCCATTATAGAGGTTTTCCTGCATTAAGTAAATGTTATTATTGATATTTTATCCAATCTTTGCAACACCTTTTAAAGCTCAAAGACGCGCGGCCGCGCGAAAACGAGACTAACACTTATGAAAATCCTTCACACCTCCGACTGGCACATCGGCCGCACCCTTTACGGCAGAAAACGCTACGAGGAATTCGAGGCCTTTCTGACCTGGCTGGCGGAAACGATTCAGGAAAATGCAATCGATGCGCTGCTGGTGGCGGGTGATGTCTTTGACACCAGCGCGCCGAGCCATCGCGCCCAGGAGCTCTATTACCGTTTCCTGTGTCGGGTGGCCGCCTCATCCTGTCGGCATATCGTCGTCGTCGCGGGCAACCACGATTCACCGTCCTTTCTCAATGCCCCCAGGGAACTGCTTAAGGTCCTTGATGTCCACGTGGTTGGAAGTGCGTCCGAAGACCCGGAAGACGAAGTGCTGGTGCTCCGCAATAAGCAGGACGCGCCGGAATTGATTGTCTGCGCCGTGCCCTATCTCCGCGACCGGGATCTCCGCGTGGCGGAAGCCGGTGAGAGCGTTGAGGACAAGGAGCACAAACTGATTGACGGCATCCGCACTCATTACACCGCCGTCGCCGCCCTGGCCGAACAGAAGCATAAGGAACTTGGGGCTGAAATTCCCATCGTCGCCATGGGACATCTGTTCACCGCCGGCGGACAAACCGTCGACGGCGACGGCGTGCGCGAACTCTATGTCGGCTCCCTGGCTCACGTGACGGCCGGGATTTTCCCTGCGAGTTTTGATTACCTGGCGCTGGGGCACCTTCACGTCCCGCAAAAGGTGAACGGCTCCGAAACCATACGGTACAGCGGTTCTCCGCTGCCCATGGGATTCGGCGAGGCAAAACAGCGGAAAAGTGTGGTGATGGTTGCTTTTGGCTTGGCGATCGATGATCGACAAATTAACGAAACCGGCGCGGTCCCCGGCGCGAGCAAAAATCCTTCAGCAAAAATCGAACTTATCCCTGTCCCGGTGTTTCAGAAGCTCGAACGCGTCAAGGGAGACTGGGACAACATCCGGGGCCGCATCCTCGAATTGTCGGCAGCGGACGACCCCAACCGTTCAGGGGCCTGGCTCGAAGTCATTTACGACGGCATTGCGGTCATCGGCGACCTGCGTGAGCGCCTGGAAGCCGCGATTTCCGGCGCCCGAATGGAAATCCTGCGGATCAAGAACAACCGCATCATCGACCGCTGCCTAAGCCCAATCCATGCCGAGGAAACCCTCGACGATCTGAACGTCAACGACGTCTTCGAACGCTGCCTCGCCGTTCATGAGGTGCCGGAAGAGCAGCGGCCGGAACTGCTGCTGGCCTACCAGGAAACGGTCTCGTCTCTCTTTGAAGACGACGTGCAGGCGGAATAGAAAGGCTGCCCCTTGAAAATATTACAGATACGTTTCAGAAATCTGAACTCTCTGGAAGGCAGTTGGGAGATCGACCTGACGCACCCGGCTTTTACCTCCGACGGCATCTTCGCCATCACCGGTCCCACCGGCGCGGGAAAAACCACCATCCTCGATGCCATTTGCCTCGCCCTTTACGGGCGCACGCCGCGCCTGAACAAGGTCACCAAGAGCGGCAACGAAATCATGTCCCGCCAGACCGGCGAATGCTTTGCCGAGGTGACCTTCGCAACCCAGTCTGGGCGTTACCGCTGTCACTGGAGCCAACACCGGGCCCGCAAGAAGCCGGAGGGCGAACTCCAGGCCCCGAAACACGAAATCGCCGATGCCGATTCCGGCGAGATCTTCGAATCCAAGATCAAAGGGGTCGCCGACCAGATCGAGTCGGCGACCGGCATGGACTTTGACCGCTTTACTCGCTCCATGTTGCTGGCCCAGGGCGGTTTCGCCGCGTTCCTGCAGGCGGTCCCGGATGAGCGGGCTCCGATCCTGGAACAGATCACGGGCACCGAGATCTACAGCCGAATATCCATCCGTGTCCATGAGCGCCGGCGGGAAGAGAGGGAAAAGCTGAACCTGCTTCAGGCGGAAACGGCCGGCATCGTGATTCTTGAGCCGGAACAGGAGCAAGAAACCCGGCAGGCCCTTGCGGCAAAACAGAAGGAAGAGACGGATCTTGCCGCCAAAGCCGCCGATACCGGAAAGGCCATGGCCTGGCTCACCACCATCGATGGGCTGAAGCAGGAACTCGTCAACCTGGCCGATGAAGCAAATAGGTTGCAAAGCGATATCGAGGCGTTCAAACCGGATCGTGAAAAGCTGGGCCGGGCTTTAAGTGCCGCCGAACTTTCCGGCGCCTACGCGACCCTCGCCGCCACCCGCAAACAGCAGGCGGATGACAGAGCCGCCTTGAAAGCCGAGATCGATACTCTTCCTGGTTTGGAATCCTCCGCCAAGGCACAGGCCGAGGCCCTGCAAGCGGCAGAGCAACAAACCGCTCGGGCCAAAGCAGAGCTGCAAGCGGCCGCGCCGACCTTGCAGAAGGTGCGCTCCCTGGATCAGAAACTGGCCGCTCAGAAAAAAGTGCTTTCGGAAGCTGATGAGGTCTGTAAAAAGGATGCGGCCAAGATTGATGCCGACCAAAATGCCCGGTTCAAGGTGCAGGACAAAAGCTCCAAGACCCATGCGGCGCTGGAGCTTGTGGACGGCTACCTCAAGGAGCAGGCCCGCGACGAATGGCTGATCGGCGGTCTGGCGGGGGTGGAAGAGCAGCTCGGCGGCCTGCTCTCTGCACAAAAAGAAATCGGGCAAAAAGAGACTGCTCAGGAAACGGCCACGACGGCTCTGGATCAGGCGACAAAATCACTCGATAAGCGTCAGAAACAATCCGGCCTGCGGAAGCAGGAGCTGGAGAAGACCTCGAAACAGCTTCAGCAGGACAAGGAGGCTTTAAGCCTGCTGCTGGGAGACCGCTGTTTACGGGAATACCGCAGCGAGAAGGAAACCCGGCTGCGGGAGATGGCATACCTTGCGAGAATCGCGGAGCTTGAAGAGCACCGGGCAAAGCTGGAAGACGGCAAGCCCTGTCCACTCTGCGGCGCAACCGAGCACCCGTTTGCGCAAGGGAATGTCCCTGTTCTCGATGAAACCGAAAGGAAGATCGACGCCCTGACTAGGCTGA is a window from the Pseudomonadota bacterium genome containing:
- a CDS encoding chromosome segregation protein SMC; this translates as MKILQIRFRNLNSLEGSWEIDLTHPAFTSDGIFAITGPTGAGKTTILDAICLALYGRTPRLNKVTKSGNEIMSRQTGECFAEVTFATQSGRYRCHWSQHRARKKPEGELQAPKHEIADADSGEIFESKIKGVADQIESATGMDFDRFTRSMLLAQGGFAAFLQAVPDERAPILEQITGTEIYSRISIRVHERRREEREKLNLLQAETAGIVILEPEQEQETRQALAAKQKEETDLAAKAADTGKAMAWLTTIDGLKQELVNLADEANRLQSDIEAFKPDREKLGRALSAAELSGAYATLAATRKQQADDRAALKAEIDTLPGLESSAKAQAEALQAAEQQTARAKAELQAAAPTLQKVRSLDQKLAAQKKVLSEADEVCKKDAAKIDADQNARFKVQDKSSKTHAALELVDGYLKEQARDEWLIGGLAGVEEQLGGLLSAQKEIGQKETAQETATTALDQATKSLDKRQKQSGLRKQELEKTSKQLQQDKEALSLLLGDRCLREYRSEKETRLREMAYLARIAELEEHRAKLEDGKPCPLCGATEHPFAQGNVPVLDETERKIDALTRLISKAEEQEAAIRKLEEAESLARKNLTEAEKLEAAVANDRKAAEKALAEVKDGVVKLRADFTARRQAVAARLLPLGITEIPETNIASLLETLKSRQKAWQTQVKKKADIEKQIAAIDSEVKRLSAVIETQNTALTEKQERLKTLKMELATARDERKALYGDKHPDAEERRLNQAVSSTEAAEKQARERHNGLQQKWNTAKAQVESLKKRIAGREPGLMRLETEFSARLAPVGFANEEQFLAAILPSEQKTELAAMAKKLDERQTDLKARQKDRETRLATEMARKITDKSREELEPQLKEHEEALKELRDIIAGLKHKLSENAAAKERIKEKQAAIEAQKKECRRWENLHELIGSADGRKYRNFIQGLTFEIMIGHANRQLRKMSDRYLLLRDETLPLELNVVDNYQAGEIRSTKNLSGGESFIVSLSLALGLSQMASKNVRVDSLFLDEGFGTLDEEALDTALETLAGLQQDGKLIGVISHVPALKERIGAQIQVIPQTGGRSRISGPGCGKRPAAT
- the sbcD gene encoding exonuclease subunit SbcD — protein: MKILHTSDWHIGRTLYGRKRYEEFEAFLTWLAETIQENAIDALLVAGDVFDTSAPSHRAQELYYRFLCRVAASSCRHIVVVAGNHDSPSFLNAPRELLKVLDVHVVGSASEDPEDEVLVLRNKQDAPELIVCAVPYLRDRDLRVAEAGESVEDKEHKLIDGIRTHYTAVAALAEQKHKELGAEIPIVAMGHLFTAGGQTVDGDGVRELYVGSLAHVTAGIFPASFDYLALGHLHVPQKVNGSETIRYSGSPLPMGFGEAKQRKSVVMVAFGLAIDDRQINETGAVPGASKNPSAKIELIPVPVFQKLERVKGDWDNIRGRILELSAADDPNRSGAWLEVIYDGIAVIGDLRERLEAAISGARMEILRIKNNRIIDRCLSPIHAEETLDDLNVNDVFERCLAVHEVPEEQRPELLLAYQETVSSLFEDDVQAE